A single Planktothrix serta PCC 8927 DNA region contains:
- the recF gene encoding DNA replication/repair protein RecF (All proteins in this family for which functions are known are DNA-binding proteins that assist the filamentation of RecA onto DNA for the initiation of recombination or recombinational repair.): MYLKLLHLRQFRNYSDQKVLFEAPKTILLGNNAQGKSNLLEAVELLSTLKSHRVSRDRDLIFDLQPTAQVSATLKRDVGTLDLAITLRSQGGRTVYLNGQSLRRQLDFLSVLNVVQFSSLDLELVRGGPEHRRNWLDRLLVQLEPIYAYILQQYNQVLRQRNALLKQIKQNSEEMETQKQAELQLWDTQLAVAGTRVLRRRDRVLERLIPLAQAWHQSISGSTELLEIIYQPNVNLGLQNQSLSTAPPEQIQQAFFDKIITRAIAEQKQGISLVGPHRDDVMFTINQTIARNYGSSGQQRTLVLALKLAELQLIEEVVGEPPLLLLDDVLAELDLLRQNQLLDAIGDRFQTLITSTHLGAFDTQWLKHTQILNVKAGEITPFNSW; encoded by the coding sequence ATGTATTTAAAATTGCTACATTTACGACAGTTTCGCAACTATAGCGATCAAAAAGTTTTGTTTGAAGCCCCGAAAACGATTTTATTAGGAAATAATGCTCAGGGAAAATCGAATTTATTAGAAGCGGTTGAGTTACTTTCGACCCTCAAAAGTCATCGGGTGAGTCGGGATCGGGATTTAATTTTTGATCTCCAACCCACCGCACAGGTGAGTGCTACCCTAAAACGGGATGTGGGAACATTGGATTTAGCAATTACCCTGCGCTCCCAAGGAGGGCGAACGGTTTATCTAAATGGTCAATCTTTACGGCGACAATTGGATTTTTTGAGTGTATTAAATGTGGTTCAGTTTTCCAGCTTAGATTTAGAATTAGTTCGAGGGGGCCCTGAACATCGGCGCAATTGGTTAGATCGTTTATTAGTTCAGTTAGAACCGATTTATGCTTATATTTTACAACAATATAATCAAGTTCTGCGTCAACGCAATGCTTTGTTAAAACAAATTAAACAAAATTCCGAAGAAATGGAAACTCAGAAGCAAGCGGAATTACAACTTTGGGATACTCAATTAGCCGTAGCTGGAACCCGGGTTTTGCGACGCCGCGATCGCGTTTTAGAACGTTTAATCCCTCTGGCTCAAGCTTGGCATCAATCTATTAGTGGAAGTACGGAGTTATTAGAAATTATTTATCAACCGAATGTTAATTTAGGGTTACAAAATCAAAGTTTATCAACGGCTCCACCGGAACAAATTCAACAAGCTTTTTTTGATAAAATCATCACTAGAGCGATCGCTGAACAAAAACAAGGAATTTCTTTAGTGGGGCCCCATCGAGATGATGTTATGTTTACTATTAATCAAACTATAGCTCGTAATTATGGCTCGTCGGGTCAACAACGGACGTTAGTTTTAGCCCTGAAATTAGCCGAATTACAACTGATTGAGGAGGTTGTTGGAGAGCCCCCCTTACTGCTGTTAGATGATGTTTTAGCTGAATTAGATTTGCTTCGACAAAATCAACTTTTAGATGCTATTGGCGATCGCTTTCAAACTTTAATTACCAGCACTCATTTAGGAGCTTTTGATACTCAATGGTTAAAACATACTCAAATTTTAAACGTTAAAGCCGGAGAGATTACCCCTTTTAACTCCTGGTAA
- a CDS encoding HEAT repeat domain-containing protein produces MKIQQIETYLNSPDFQERLRGLTELNHYESAVAIPLLMSKRDDPEFIIRSFVAMGLGHQQSPESFQALLELLNCDLDPNVRAEAANSLSKYGEIAIPYLVCSFCRDFNWLVRQSILEPLMTLRHPQALYEICICALTGQEQMAQEAAIEGLAVLAGTEKQTEALQRLVELVGTPVWRTRTRVALALRKFNHPQAQAALHYLKKDQDHRVVGAALEGAI; encoded by the coding sequence ATGAAAATCCAGCAAATCGAAACCTACCTGAACAGCCCTGATTTTCAGGAGCGACTCAGAGGACTAACGGAGTTAAACCATTATGAGAGTGCGGTGGCGATTCCTCTGCTCATGAGTAAACGGGATGATCCTGAATTTATTATCCGGTCATTTGTAGCGATGGGACTGGGACACCAACAATCTCCCGAATCCTTTCAAGCCCTCTTGGAACTCCTCAACTGCGATCTTGATCCCAATGTTCGCGCCGAAGCCGCCAATTCCCTCTCCAAATATGGAGAAATTGCTATCCCTTACCTGGTTTGTAGCTTTTGTCGAGATTTTAATTGGCTGGTGCGACAAAGTATTTTAGAACCGTTGATGACCCTTCGCCATCCCCAAGCCTTGTATGAAATCTGTATTTGTGCGTTGACCGGACAGGAACAGATGGCGCAAGAAGCCGCCATTGAGGGGTTAGCGGTATTAGCGGGAACGGAAAAACAAACGGAGGCTTTACAACGGCTGGTAGAATTAGTGGGAACCCCCGTTTGGCGAACCCGAACTCGTGTCGCCCTAGCCTTGAGAAAGTTTAATCACCCCCAAGCTCAAGCCGCATTACACTATCTGAAAAAAGATCAAGATCACCGAGTGGTAGGAGCAGCCTTAGAAGGAGCGATCTAA